One segment of Pseudomonas sp. FP2196 DNA contains the following:
- a CDS encoding carbohydrate porin has product MKTTINRSLAVAGFCLALPQTSQALEFGGYLRSGVGNSTKGGGQSCFQLPGAQTKYRLGNECEQYGELELRQDLYTLDDGSVLSVDGMASLYNRYNRSPTFKEDNGSIRLPQAYAQWSNMPALNGGSLWAGRRYYKRNDIHISDFYYWNQSATGGGVEDVLIGDLKYSYAFSRKDNLYQKDYINRHDFNVAGFNTNPGGELEFGLSYIDKPDSRDAHRGWAITTQHVQKDFLGGKNKLALQYGEGPGTGLGYTGNVKLDDSNKSYRVVEFFDWQVTPRFGGQFEAVYQKDVRPDGADQNWMSLGVRPAYALTEQFKLVTELGHDQVEAPGGTRKLSKFTIAPTWSPKGPEFWARPEVRLYYTYATWNEAAKRAANELAKGSALSDTGAFGTARHGANVGLQVEYWWK; this is encoded by the coding sequence ATGAAAACAACAATAAATCGCAGCCTTGCAGTCGCAGGTTTTTGCCTTGCGTTACCACAGACTTCACAAGCGCTGGAGTTCGGTGGTTACTTGCGCAGCGGTGTCGGCAACTCGACCAAGGGCGGTGGCCAATCGTGTTTCCAGTTACCGGGGGCGCAGACGAAATACCGTTTGGGCAACGAATGCGAGCAGTACGGCGAGCTTGAGCTGCGCCAGGATTTGTACACCCTCGACGACGGCTCGGTGCTCAGCGTCGATGGCATGGCCTCGCTGTACAACCGCTACAACCGCAGCCCCACGTTCAAAGAGGATAACGGCTCGATACGCCTGCCACAGGCCTACGCACAATGGTCGAACATGCCCGCGCTCAATGGCGGTTCGCTGTGGGCCGGGCGCCGCTACTACAAGCGTAATGACATCCATATCTCCGATTTCTACTACTGGAACCAGAGCGCCACGGGCGGCGGTGTCGAGGACGTGCTGATTGGCGACCTGAAATACAGCTACGCCTTCTCGCGCAAGGACAACCTGTACCAGAAGGACTACATCAACCGTCACGACTTCAACGTGGCCGGTTTCAATACCAACCCGGGCGGTGAGCTTGAGTTCGGCTTGAGCTACATCGACAAACCCGACAGCCGCGATGCCCACCGTGGCTGGGCGATCACCACCCAGCATGTGCAAAAGGATTTTCTCGGCGGCAAGAACAAACTGGCCCTGCAATACGGTGAGGGGCCGGGCACCGGACTCGGCTACACCGGCAACGTCAAACTGGACGACAGCAACAAAAGTTATCGGGTCGTGGAGTTTTTTGACTGGCAGGTGACGCCGCGCTTTGGCGGACAATTCGAGGCGGTGTATCAGAAGGATGTTCGCCCCGATGGTGCCGACCAGAACTGGATGTCACTGGGCGTGCGCCCGGCTTATGCGCTCACCGAGCAGTTCAAACTGGTGACCGAGCTGGGCCATGATCAAGTCGAAGCCCCTGGCGGTACGCGCAAACTGAGCAAATTTACGATTGCCCCGACCTGGTCTCCCAAAGGCCCAGAATTCTGGGCGCGCCCCGAGGTGCGTCTGTATTACACCTATGCCACCTGGAACGAGGCGGCCAAACGGGCGGCCAACGAACTGGCCAAAGGCTCGGCGCTATCCGACACCGGCGCCTTTGGCACCGCACGCCACGGTGCGAACGTCGGAT
- the treC gene encoding alpha,alpha-phosphotrehalase translates to MQDWQRSVIYQIYPKSFHSHAGNPTGDLLGVVAKLDYLQWLGVEYLWITPFLRSPQRDNGYDISDYYAIDPSYGSMADCELLIAEAGKRGIKLMLDIVVNHTSIEHVWFQQARSSLDNPYRDFYIWRDQPNNWESKFGGSAWEYEAQTGQYFLHLFDHTQADLNWDNPKVRAEVFKMMRFWRDKGVGGFRLDVINLISKPADFPEDDSDGRRFYTDGPNVHEYLQQMHREVFEGHELINVGEMSSTRLEHCIRYSNPQSKELSMTFNFHHLKVDYPNLQKWVRADFDFLQLKQILSDWQTGMQAGGGWNALFWCNHDQPRVVSRFGDDGEYREISAKMLGTALHFLQGTPFVYQGEELGMTNPGFEHIDQYRDVETLNIFRLKRDAGSSDADNMAAIMQKSRDNGRTPMHWNAEPNGGFSRGEPWIGVPANVAQINVANQLDDPQSVLHHYRRLIALRRTETLISDGVYRQLLPEHKQVWAYLREGTGERLLVVNNFYGTPCEIELPPVIDETQSQRLLISNYPDCPRRKRQLTLRPYESFALHLIDH, encoded by the coding sequence ATGCAAGACTGGCAACGTTCGGTGATCTACCAGATCTACCCGAAGAGTTTTCACAGCCACGCGGGCAACCCGACAGGGGATTTGCTCGGTGTTGTGGCCAAGCTCGATTATCTGCAGTGGCTGGGTGTCGAGTACTTGTGGATCACGCCGTTCCTGCGCTCGCCGCAACGTGACAACGGTTACGACATCAGCGATTACTACGCGATTGACCCGAGTTACGGCAGCATGGCCGACTGTGAGTTGCTGATCGCCGAAGCCGGCAAGCGCGGGATCAAGTTGATGCTCGATATCGTGGTCAACCACACCTCGATAGAGCACGTCTGGTTCCAGCAGGCGCGCAGCAGCCTCGACAATCCTTACCGCGACTTCTATATCTGGCGCGATCAGCCGAACAACTGGGAATCCAAGTTCGGCGGTTCTGCCTGGGAGTACGAAGCCCAGACCGGCCAATACTTCCTGCACCTGTTCGATCACACCCAGGCCGACCTGAATTGGGACAACCCCAAGGTGCGCGCCGAAGTATTCAAGATGATGCGGTTCTGGCGAGACAAGGGGGTGGGTGGGTTCCGTCTGGATGTCATCAACCTGATTTCCAAGCCTGCCGATTTTCCCGAAGACGACAGCGACGGTCGACGCTTTTACACCGATGGGCCGAACGTCCATGAGTACTTGCAACAGATGCACCGCGAAGTCTTCGAAGGGCACGAGCTGATCAACGTCGGCGAGATGTCATCGACCCGCCTCGAACACTGCATTCGCTATTCGAATCCGCAATCGAAAGAGTTGTCGATGACGTTCAATTTTCATCATTTGAAAGTTGATTATCCGAACCTGCAAAAGTGGGTGCGTGCCGATTTCGATTTTCTGCAACTCAAGCAGATTCTGTCCGACTGGCAGACCGGTATGCAGGCCGGTGGTGGCTGGAATGCGCTGTTCTGGTGTAACCACGATCAGCCGCGGGTGGTCTCACGCTTCGGTGACGACGGTGAGTATCGGGAGATCTCGGCAAAGATGCTCGGCACCGCGCTGCACTTCCTGCAGGGCACGCCGTTCGTGTATCAGGGCGAAGAACTGGGGATGACCAATCCGGGGTTTGAGCATATCGATCAGTACCGTGATGTTGAAACGCTTAACATCTTCCGGCTCAAGCGCGACGCCGGTAGCAGCGACGCCGACAACATGGCGGCGATCATGCAGAAGTCCAGGGACAACGGGCGTACGCCGATGCACTGGAACGCTGAACCGAATGGCGGTTTCAGTCGTGGCGAGCCGTGGATCGGGGTGCCAGCCAATGTCGCGCAGATCAACGTTGCCAACCAGCTCGACGACCCGCAATCGGTGCTGCATCACTACCGCCGTTTGATCGCATTACGGCGCACAGAGACGTTGATTTCCGACGGTGTCTATCGACAGTTGTTGCCCGAGCACAAACAAGTCTGGGCTTACCTTCGCGAAGGTACGGGTGAGCGCCTGTTGGTGGTGAACAACTTCTATGGCACGCCGTGTGAAATCGAACTGCCGCCCGTGATCGACGAGACGCAGAGCCAGCGATTGCTGATCAGCAACTACCCGGACTGCCCGCGGCGTAAGCGACAGTTGACGTTGCGACCTTACGAGTCGTTCGCCCTGCACTTGATCGATCACTGA
- the treP gene encoding PTS system trehalose-specific EIIBC component yields the protein MSHDYPNIARELLQSLGGSDNLEQAAHCVTRLRLALKNPGLVDSATLNQIDLVKGSFFTGGLYQVVIGPGEVEKVYAELRRQTGLAASTIADVKQKSAEKINAMQRLVRVFSDVFMPILPALIIAGLLMGINNLIGAKGMFIEGQTLLDAYPKLDGLWSLINLMANTSFVFLPALVGWSAAKRFGGSEILGIVLGLMLVHPDLLNAWNYGKAVAGLDGQQMPYFDILGLFQIEKVGYQGQILPILLAAYVMSVIEKWLRARVPNAVQLLVVPITTIVVTGVLALAVIGPVTRHIGIYITEGVVMLFDLAPMVGGAIFGLLYAPLVITGMHHMFLAVDLQLISTQGGTFIWPMIVMSNLAQGSAALAVFYMTRNARDKSMASTSAISAYFGITEPAMFGVNLRYKFPFYAALTGSALGCIFLSLNKVQASAIGVGGLPGFISIIPQFIPMFVFGMVIAMVVPFVLTCALSMKIVRPGYRVA from the coding sequence ATGAGCCACGACTATCCGAACATCGCCAGGGAACTGCTGCAAAGCCTTGGCGGCAGCGACAACCTCGAGCAGGCCGCGCATTGCGTCACGCGGTTGCGACTGGCACTGAAGAATCCCGGTCTGGTCGACAGCGCCACGCTCAACCAGATCGATCTGGTCAAAGGCTCGTTCTTCACTGGTGGCTTGTATCAGGTGGTGATCGGGCCGGGCGAAGTAGAAAAGGTCTACGCCGAATTGCGCCGCCAGACCGGTCTCGCCGCATCGACCATCGCCGACGTCAAACAGAAAAGCGCCGAGAAGATCAACGCCATGCAGCGTCTGGTGCGGGTGTTTTCCGATGTGTTCATGCCTATTCTTCCCGCACTGATCATTGCCGGCCTGCTGATGGGTATCAACAACCTGATCGGCGCGAAGGGCATGTTCATCGAGGGACAGACCCTGCTGGATGCCTACCCGAAACTCGACGGGCTATGGAGCCTGATCAACCTGATGGCCAACACCTCTTTCGTATTTCTGCCGGCGCTGGTGGGCTGGTCGGCAGCCAAGCGCTTTGGTGGCAGTGAAATCCTCGGCATCGTGCTCGGCCTGATGCTGGTTCACCCGGATCTGCTCAATGCCTGGAACTACGGCAAGGCCGTGGCCGGGCTGGACGGCCAGCAAATGCCGTATTTCGACATCCTCGGGCTGTTCCAGATCGAGAAGGTCGGTTACCAAGGGCAGATTCTGCCGATTCTACTGGCGGCGTATGTCATGAGCGTCATTGAAAAATGGCTGCGGGCACGGGTGCCGAACGCGGTGCAACTGCTGGTGGTGCCGATCACCACCATCGTCGTTACCGGTGTGCTGGCGCTGGCGGTGATCGGCCCGGTAACCCGCCACATCGGCATCTACATCACCGAAGGTGTGGTCATGTTGTTTGATCTGGCGCCGATGGTCGGCGGGGCGATTTTCGGCCTGCTGTATGCGCCACTGGTCATCACCGGCATGCACCACATGTTCCTGGCGGTCGATCTGCAGTTGATCTCGACCCAGGGCGGCACCTTTATCTGGCCGATGATCGTCATGTCCAACCTCGCGCAGGGCAGTGCTGCCTTAGCGGTGTTCTATATGACGCGCAATGCGCGGGATAAAAGCATGGCTTCGACCTCGGCCATTTCCGCGTATTTCGGCATCACCGAACCTGCGATGTTCGGGGTCAACCTGCGCTACAAGTTTCCGTTCTATGCCGCGCTGACCGGTTCGGCACTGGGTTGCATCTTCCTGTCGCTGAACAAGGTTCAGGCCTCGGCCATCGGCGTCGGTGGCCTGCCCGGTTTCATCTCGATCATCCCGCAGTTCATCCCGATGTTTGTGTTCGGGATGGTCATCGCCATGGTGGTGCCGTTCGTTCTGACCTGTGCACTGAGCATGAAGATTGTCCGGCCTGGATATCGGGTTGCCTGA
- the treR gene encoding trehalose operon repressor yields the protein MSKYNQIYSDLLASITTERLERGARLPSETELMDTYQASRGTVRKAIEQLQERGFAQKIHGKGTFVLSTNPIEFQLGGIVSFQETYPRLGNDVSTEVVELSQIPLEGPLLEHIKAEPGCLITRVKRVRRIDGKRVILDINHFVTEVIPGLSLDIAEQSIYAYIEQTLQLQIAYAQRTIEAVPRSKDDQLHLDLDGQSHVIVVSNQTFLQDGRQFEYTESRHTLDKFYFSDVARR from the coding sequence ATGAGTAAATACAACCAGATCTATAGCGATCTGCTGGCCAGCATCACGACCGAACGCCTGGAACGCGGCGCCCGCCTGCCCTCCGAAACCGAATTGATGGACACCTATCAAGCCAGTCGAGGCACCGTGCGCAAGGCCATCGAGCAACTGCAGGAGCGCGGCTTTGCGCAGAAAATCCATGGCAAAGGTACGTTCGTCCTTTCGACCAATCCGATCGAGTTCCAGCTCGGCGGCATCGTCAGCTTTCAGGAAACCTATCCGCGACTGGGCAACGACGTCAGCACTGAAGTCGTCGAGTTGTCGCAGATTCCGCTCGAAGGCCCCCTTCTCGAGCACATAAAGGCCGAGCCCGGCTGCCTGATAACCCGGGTCAAACGCGTGCGGCGGATCGACGGCAAACGGGTCATCCTCGACATCAACCACTTCGTCACCGAGGTCATTCCCGGCCTGTCCCTCGATATCGCCGAGCAATCGATCTACGCCTATATCGAACAGACCCTGCAGCTGCAGATCGCCTATGCCCAACGCACCATCGAAGCGGTACCGCGCAGCAAGGATGATCAATTGCACTTGGATCTCGACGGCCAAAGCCATGTGATCGTGGTCAGCAACCAGACATTCCTGCAGGACGGACGGCAGTTCGAGTACACCGAATCCCGGCATACCCTGGACAAGTTCTACTTCTCTGACGTGGCTCGCCGCTGA